From the Candidatus Delongbacteria bacterium genome, one window contains:
- a CDS encoding nucleotide sugar dehydrogenase, which yields MLKRIAQKDFTVGLIGLGYVGLPLALEFVENGIKVIGFELDARKCEFLKAGKSYIKHIPTERIAAAAATGLLDATTDFDRLGEPDALLIAVPTPLDEHREPDLVPVIKATEAISTRLRKGQLVVLESTTYPGTVDEVMRPILEKASGLSAERDFWLAFSPEREDPNNPSFNTRTIPKVIGGHTPEASAIAKAIYDHVIVKTVMVSSTRAAEATKLLENIYRSVNIAMINELKMVFDRMGIDVWEVIEAAKTKPFGFQAFYPGPGLGGHCIPIDPFYLTWKAKEFDINTRFIELAGEINTGMPEYVVNRTMHALNAQKKAINGSRVLLLGMAYKKNIDDMRESPSIKLVELLTKVGAVVEYHDPYIPTYHDEHGADIHLNSVPLTPEMLRGYDVVLISTDHDDVDYGMVVANSSLVVDTRNATKAVTSGREKIFKA from the coding sequence ATGCTGAAGCGCATCGCCCAGAAGGACTTCACCGTCGGCCTGATCGGACTGGGCTACGTGGGGCTGCCCCTGGCCCTGGAATTCGTGGAAAATGGAATCAAGGTCATCGGCTTCGAACTGGATGCCCGCAAGTGCGAGTTCCTCAAGGCGGGGAAGAGCTACATCAAGCACATCCCCACGGAGCGCATCGCGGCGGCGGCGGCCACGGGCCTGCTGGACGCCACCACGGATTTCGACCGGCTGGGCGAGCCCGACGCGCTGCTCATCGCCGTGCCCACGCCGCTGGACGAGCATCGCGAGCCCGACCTGGTGCCGGTGATCAAGGCCACGGAGGCCATCTCCACGCGGCTGCGCAAGGGCCAGCTGGTGGTGCTGGAATCCACCACCTACCCGGGCACCGTGGACGAGGTGATGCGGCCCATCCTGGAGAAGGCCAGCGGCCTCTCCGCCGAGCGCGACTTCTGGCTGGCCTTCAGCCCGGAGCGCGAGGATCCCAACAATCCCAGCTTCAACACGCGCACCATTCCCAAGGTGATCGGCGGCCACACGCCGGAGGCCTCGGCCATCGCCAAGGCGATCTACGACCACGTCATCGTCAAGACCGTGATGGTCTCCTCGACGCGCGCCGCCGAGGCCACCAAGCTGCTGGAGAACATCTACCGCTCGGTGAACATCGCCATGATCAACGAGCTGAAGATGGTCTTCGACCGGATGGGCATCGACGTCTGGGAGGTCATCGAGGCCGCCAAGACCAAGCCCTTCGGCTTCCAGGCCTTCTACCCGGGCCCGGGCCTGGGCGGGCACTGCATTCCCATCGACCCCTTCTACCTGACCTGGAAGGCCAAGGAATTCGACATCAACACGCGCTTCATCGAGCTGGCCGGCGAGATCAACACGGGCATGCCCGAGTACGTGGTCAACCGCACCATGCACGCGCTGAACGCGCAGAAGAAGGCCATCAACGGCAGCCGCGTGCTGCTGCTGGGCATGGCCTACAAGAAGAACATCGACGACATGCGCGAGTCGCCCTCCATCAAGCTGGTGGAGCTGCTGACCAAGGTGGGCGCCGTGGTGGAGTACCACGACCCCTACATCCCGACCTACCACGACGAGCATGGCGCGGACATCCACCTGAACAGCGTGCCGCTGACCCCCGAGATGCTGCGCGGCTACGACGTGGTGCTGATCTCCACCGACCACGACGACGTGGACTACGGCATGGTGGTGGCGAACTCCAGCCTGGTGGTGGACACGCGCAACGCCACCAAGGCCGTCACCAGCGGCCGCGAGAAGATCTTCAAGGCCTAA
- a CDS encoding DegT/DnrJ/EryC1/StrS family aminotransferase — protein sequence MSERIPFCLPDITEREIAEVVDTLRSGWLTTGPKTRRFEQAFAEYAHAPHAVALNSCTAALHMALSAVGLERGDEVITTPYTFVASAETIVYHGARPVFVDVDPHTLCLDPAKIEAAITPRTKAIVPVDIAGHPAPLDEILAIARAHGLKVVEDAAHATETWYKDRKVGSIADATAFSFYATKNLSTGEGGMLTCADDELAARARIISLHGMSKDAWKRYDKGGSWFYEIVETGYKYNLTDLAAALGLVQLERIGEMRARRLALKALLFEVLGREPELFTLPAEGAGHQHAWHLFMLRLNLEALSIDRARFIEEMAAREVSASVHFIPVHLHPWYRTTFGYRGGEYPVAEAEYAREISLPFFSAMSDAQALRVAEVCLEIARSHRR from the coding sequence ATGAGCGAGCGAATTCCCTTCTGCCTGCCCGACATCACCGAGCGCGAGATCGCCGAGGTGGTGGACACCCTGCGCAGCGGCTGGCTGACCACCGGCCCCAAAACCCGGCGCTTCGAGCAGGCCTTCGCCGAGTACGCCCACGCCCCGCACGCCGTGGCGCTCAATTCCTGCACGGCCGCCTTGCACATGGCGCTCTCGGCCGTGGGCCTGGAGCGTGGCGACGAGGTGATCACCACGCCCTACACCTTCGTGGCCAGCGCCGAGACCATCGTGTATCACGGCGCGCGCCCGGTTTTCGTGGATGTGGACCCGCACACGCTCTGCCTCGACCCGGCGAAGATCGAGGCGGCCATCACGCCGCGCACGAAGGCCATCGTCCCGGTGGACATCGCCGGCCACCCGGCGCCCCTGGACGAGATCCTGGCCATCGCCCGCGCCCATGGCCTGAAGGTGGTGGAGGACGCGGCCCACGCCACGGAGACCTGGTACAAGGACCGCAAGGTGGGCAGCATCGCCGACGCCACGGCCTTCTCCTTCTACGCCACCAAGAACCTCTCCACCGGCGAGGGCGGGATGCTGACCTGCGCCGACGACGAGCTGGCGGCCCGGGCGCGGATCATCAGCCTGCACGGGATGAGCAAGGACGCCTGGAAGCGCTACGACAAGGGCGGCAGCTGGTTCTACGAGATCGTCGAGACCGGCTACAAGTACAACCTGACGGACTTGGCCGCCGCGCTGGGGCTGGTGCAGCTCGAGCGCATCGGCGAGATGCGGGCCCGCCGGCTGGCGCTCAAGGCCCTGCTCTTCGAGGTCCTGGGCCGCGAGCCCGAGCTGTTCACCCTGCCCGCCGAGGGCGCGGGGCACCAGCACGCCTGGCACCTGTTCATGCTGCGCTTGAACCTCGAGGCCCTGAGCATCGACCGCGCGCGCTTCATCGAGGAGATGGCCGCCCGGGAGGTGAGCGCCTCGGTGCACTTCATCCCCGTCCACCTGCACCCCTGGTACCGCACGACCTTCGGCTACCGGGGCGGCGAGTATCCGGTGGCCGAGGCCGAGTACGCGCGCGAGATCAGCCTGCCCTTCTTCAGCGCCATGAGCGACGCCCAGGCCCTGCGCGTGGCCGAGGTCTGCCTGGAGATCGCCCGGAGCCACCGCCGCTGA
- a CDS encoding sugar transferase has protein sequence MAKRGLDLLLATLGLLLVWPLLAGAALWIRLDSPGPVLFRQERVGRRGRPFRILKFRTMRETAEPGRQITVGQDPRITRSGRWLRASKLDELPQLFNVLKGEMSFVGPRPEVPRYVAFYTEEERRVLELRPGITDLASIKYRHEAEILAAAADPERTYVDEVMRDKLRINLEYARRAGLKADLGVILATLGALFKRH, from the coding sequence ATGGCCAAGCGCGGACTCGACCTGCTGCTGGCGACGCTGGGCCTGCTGCTCGTCTGGCCCCTGCTGGCCGGGGCGGCCCTCTGGATCCGGCTGGACAGCCCGGGCCCCGTGCTCTTCCGCCAGGAGCGGGTGGGCCGCCGGGGCCGGCCCTTCCGGATCCTCAAGTTCCGCACCATGCGCGAAACGGCCGAGCCGGGCCGGCAGATCACCGTGGGGCAGGATCCGCGCATCACGCGCAGCGGTCGCTGGCTGCGGGCCAGCAAGCTCGACGAACTGCCCCAACTCTTCAACGTGTTGAAGGGCGAGATGAGTTTCGTGGGGCCGCGGCCGGAAGTGCCGCGCTACGTGGCCTTCTACACCGAGGAGGAGCGCCGGGTGCTGGAGCTGCGTCCGGGCATCACGGACCTGGCCTCCATCAAGTACCGGCACGAGGCGGAGATCCTGGCCGCCGCCGCGGATCCCGAGCGCACCTACGTGGACGAGGTCATGCGCGACAAGCTGCGCATCAACCTGGAGTACGCGCGCCGGGCCGGGCTGAAAGCGGATCTGGGCGTGATCCTGGCGACGCTGGGCGCGCTCTTCAAACGGCACTAG
- a CDS encoding nucleoside-diphosphate sugar epimerase/dehydratase codes for MDLLERLNPYRRILILSMDVGISALVYYLSFLILGSGRIPEVVWPILTSGLAVMVPVRLVVFNFSGLYRGIMKYASIDDLKNIFRAVALGSLLFIFVLLLLRGLHVPHFADFPEWVLLIDWTLNIIFIGGSRFMVRALRSYRPTALPEAARVLIVGAGDAGESILREIHFNPRSQFEVIGLLDDDPSKLHKQIHGVLVLGSTGDLGDVFSSYDVDQVFIAVPNAPAELIRRIVEQCRRHNVTFRKLPAVRDLIDGRVSISQLREVQLEDLLGRDAVKLDLLSIGRFISGRTVLVTGAAGSIGSELCRQVLTFEPTRLICFDHNENGLYALMQEFSSRPDRNRIEPIVGSIVESSRVEWLFREHKPAVVFHAAAHKHVPMMERNRDEAVRNNVQGTRLLAEAAHRHGVEKFVMISTDKAVNPSSTMGVCKRVAELLVRELDARSETQFMTVRFGNVLGSAGSVVPLFKTQIRAGGPITITHPDIERYFMTIFEAVQLVIQAAALGQGGEIFVLDMGSPMKIIDMARNLITLSGLQEGVDIDIEIVGLRQGEKMTEELWVTGEQLLPTLHPKISVAVPEHEADPGQLNGHLEDLLSLVDSGRDQEIVQQLRTIVPTYTPVAGDNRRF; via the coding sequence GTGGACCTCCTCGAACGCCTGAATCCCTACCGGCGGATTCTCATCCTCAGCATGGACGTGGGCATCTCTGCCCTCGTGTACTACCTGTCCTTCCTGATCCTGGGCAGCGGGCGGATACCCGAGGTGGTCTGGCCCATCCTGACCTCGGGCCTGGCCGTGATGGTGCCCGTCCGGTTGGTGGTCTTCAACTTCTCCGGCCTCTACCGCGGCATCATGAAGTACGCCAGCATCGACGACCTGAAGAACATCTTCCGGGCCGTCGCGCTGGGCAGCCTGCTCTTCATTTTCGTCCTGCTCCTGCTGCGCGGCCTGCACGTGCCCCACTTCGCGGACTTCCCGGAGTGGGTCCTGCTCATCGACTGGACCCTGAACATCATCTTCATCGGCGGCAGCCGCTTCATGGTGCGCGCCCTGCGCAGCTACCGGCCCACCGCCCTGCCCGAGGCCGCTCGCGTGCTGATCGTGGGCGCCGGGGACGCGGGTGAGTCCATCCTGCGCGAGATTCACTTCAACCCGCGCAGCCAGTTCGAGGTCATCGGACTGCTGGACGACGATCCCAGCAAGCTCCACAAGCAGATCCACGGCGTGCTCGTGCTGGGCTCCACGGGGGACCTGGGCGACGTGTTCTCCTCCTACGACGTGGACCAGGTCTTCATCGCCGTGCCCAACGCGCCGGCCGAGCTGATCCGCCGCATCGTGGAGCAGTGCCGGCGCCACAACGTCACCTTCCGCAAGCTGCCCGCCGTACGCGACCTGATCGACGGCCGCGTCTCCATCAGCCAGCTGCGCGAAGTGCAGTTGGAGGACCTGCTGGGCCGGGACGCGGTCAAGCTGGACCTGCTCTCCATCGGGCGCTTCATCTCCGGACGCACCGTGCTGGTCACGGGGGCGGCGGGCTCCATCGGCAGCGAACTCTGCCGCCAGGTGCTGACCTTCGAACCCACCCGGCTGATCTGTTTCGACCACAACGAGAACGGCCTCTACGCCCTGATGCAGGAGTTCTCGTCTCGGCCCGACCGCAACCGCATCGAGCCCATCGTGGGCTCCATCGTGGAGTCCAGCCGCGTGGAGTGGCTGTTCCGCGAGCACAAGCCGGCCGTGGTCTTCCACGCCGCTGCCCACAAGCACGTGCCCATGATGGAGCGCAACCGCGACGAGGCCGTGCGCAACAACGTGCAGGGCACGCGCCTGCTGGCCGAAGCCGCCCACCGGCATGGGGTGGAGAAGTTCGTGATGATCTCCACCGACAAGGCGGTCAACCCCTCCAGCACCATGGGCGTCTGCAAGCGCGTGGCCGAGCTGCTGGTGCGCGAACTGGACGCGCGCTCCGAGACCCAGTTCATGACCGTGCGCTTCGGCAACGTGCTGGGCAGCGCGGGCAGCGTGGTGCCGCTCTTCAAGACGCAGATCCGCGCCGGCGGGCCGATCACCATCACGCACCCGGACATCGAACGCTACTTCATGACCATCTTCGAGGCCGTGCAGCTGGTGATCCAGGCCGCGGCCCTGGGCCAGGGCGGCGAAATCTTCGTGCTGGACATGGGTTCACCCATGAAGATCATCGACATGGCCCGCAACCTGATCACGCTCTCCGGCCTCCAGGAGGGCGTGGACATCGACATCGAGATCGTGGGTCTGCGCCAGGGCGAGAAGATGACCGAGGAACTTTGGGTCACGGGCGAGCAGCTGCTGCCCACCCTGCATCCCAAGATCAGCGTCGCCGTGCCCGAGCACGAGGCGGATCCCGGTCAGCTGAACGGGCATTTGGAAGACCTGCTGTCATTGGTAGATTCCGGACGGGATCAGGAAATCGTCCAACAATTGCGGACCATCGTTCCCACCTACACCCCGGTGGCGGGCGACAACCGGCGCTTCTAG
- a CDS encoding C25 family cysteine peptidase, producing MHSALARFRALPLLSLLLLASASQALTSRILHQDEQSIRVEVDLSDLRVEPRESAAGLRGVPLSAGAILAQEGDRTWLSAPLLLAVPPGTRPSLRILREERRTEEWPAPPTLGADSLTAPAGGPERAGLRLLDLGWQRSQKLQRLAVDVAVHDGAWSRLTELEFELVFLPESGEQDRLSQSAPAGRRAWRESPVFEQLLDKSVLNAAQSRAWRTDPRRLQSRPAAPLSGVNPAFQDEWIQRIMVDHDGLVSVSGQDLRDAGMDLDEIDPATLSLWEGEQERPLLLLDGGDARFDPGDSFIFAGRARRGDAFPTDFFSPQNAYFLTWGHGTGRRFVERGAAPLEGLPDQESYRHLQHIERNSLWTSLKGDPKAPTETDHWQWLAMQAVNEPATYAVTVTLEDPLGSGSESLDHIRFALRGESELSSTGADHHLIVRLDGQWVGDIEAAQRDETITGWFPLAPGQLAGRTQAQLDFELPLDRGVDFDYNYLNWIQLDYLRELTLQTDGQLQLPLEQVEAANQVIGGLRSDNPLILSEDGWILRGAWPVAGRTDAQRAHLAGVAGDLFISDRASLQAPAAIVRHANVHLRDTDQQADMLIVAPAQYHAALQDLVDFHEQSLSVRVVDIEAIYSEFNQGRMHTGAIQDFLHWTFEQWQSPAPAYLTLVGRASRANDIQLAFNPRYRTQVPTWWVQTNTSGATATDEIFTYLVGADSLWSGNELLEVVPDTFQDLLVGRISVYNGTQLTDYLRKHREYRERSVPGKWMETQVMAADGGNDQVFEVGNEFIVRGVIPEAYPAAEIHVRADSPYHGGALDFIDLFNDGCTVLNYNGHGAIGILSSSSLFRATDIRFLTNRGKYPISFAWSCLVGYYDDPDSASMAELLLRKANAGSIAFYGSSAKATINVDNPLMMQYFYNQYAEEPLTLGQIVQLTENSLLLTGNTADIIHMYNLLGDPALVPAFPRHHLRPEPGLLQLDGGQPAQFILRTDPPGLSGTLEATFLPHARRPSNFQGSNLRTYSLAFSDGQSVSFNLPTINETREAKLLLALNTSQGRAVGALPLFLNAPYAALGSHSPERGLAGAPLQFRFESPLAVDSVRVLTNLSESSLASMNMGSLGGGVFVRQIDALPATGPNTYLALTADWLQGWNVEVEDYPYFQSGGLIYRFRIFDGEPWTDADGDRRHDAEEAYEDHNGNGQWDPPGEPFVDADGSGAWSPGESWTDVNANGLRDGWIDLDGRYVSILENERIAAVDTLIAVRQGAGGLSAGLRWTASVNRPLNQASARITRQDGETWTPVWEGRVPAVTGPQTLEALVALAPGAQRLRCVVGPLWQDDVALGGVDSLVLADAFTLLTPLAGSGGGLPLDAAGHWNLQVPAGQLQAPVQLDPVLHDVAVPPLREAEQGQPGLGLLRASDTHPNLRALDLAPRPAERSAADRQPASSSLACSLPAGPRFQFPDAVLGDSLPLALARWVPERGLWVVQPGSASQDAGTWRLESALTFEDGWVLPVALRDQQGPALSIQAAGQWFAPGDVVPSEPTFQFLLSDPDGLDLGEGLSAPQLLLDGVAVPAEQLQVGEGTTGVQLQWSPGLQAAGSEHQLTLRSWDALGNESELVTPFRVATGLRMEFFANHPNPFQDETTFAWQLSNVPRSLRFEIYTAAGRLVRRIQIPTPRIGYDEYTWDGRDQKGRDVANGVYFLRVVADGSAAVDEVYKLARLR from the coding sequence ATGCACTCAGCCCTTGCGCGCTTCCGCGCCCTGCCTCTGCTCAGCCTGCTGCTGCTGGCCTCCGCCAGCCAGGCCCTCACCTCCCGCATCCTGCACCAGGACGAGCAATCCATCCGGGTCGAGGTGGATCTCTCGGACTTGCGTGTGGAGCCCCGGGAGAGCGCCGCCGGCCTGCGCGGGGTGCCGCTCTCGGCGGGCGCGATTCTGGCCCAGGAAGGGGACCGGACCTGGCTGAGCGCGCCTCTCCTGTTGGCCGTGCCGCCGGGCACCCGGCCCAGCCTGCGCATCCTGCGCGAGGAGCGTCGCACGGAGGAGTGGCCGGCCCCGCCCACGCTGGGCGCGGACAGCCTGACGGCCCCCGCCGGCGGTCCGGAGCGGGCGGGTCTGCGCCTGCTGGACCTGGGCTGGCAGCGCTCCCAGAAACTGCAGCGCCTGGCCGTGGACGTGGCCGTGCACGACGGCGCCTGGAGCCGGCTCACGGAGCTGGAGTTCGAACTGGTCTTCCTGCCGGAATCCGGCGAGCAGGACCGCCTGAGCCAGTCGGCACCCGCCGGGCGGCGCGCCTGGCGCGAATCCCCGGTTTTCGAACAGCTGCTGGACAAGTCGGTGCTCAACGCCGCCCAGTCCCGGGCCTGGCGGACGGATCCCCGCCGCCTGCAGTCCCGCCCGGCCGCCCCGCTGAGTGGCGTGAACCCTGCCTTCCAGGACGAGTGGATCCAGCGCATCATGGTGGACCACGACGGCCTGGTGAGCGTCAGCGGCCAGGACCTGCGCGACGCGGGCATGGACCTGGACGAGATCGATCCGGCCACCCTCTCCCTCTGGGAAGGGGAGCAGGAACGGCCGCTCCTGCTGCTGGACGGCGGCGACGCGCGCTTCGATCCCGGCGACAGTTTCATCTTCGCCGGCCGGGCCCGCCGGGGCGACGCGTTCCCCACGGACTTCTTCAGTCCCCAGAACGCCTACTTCCTGACCTGGGGCCACGGCACGGGGCGCCGTTTCGTGGAACGGGGGGCCGCGCCGCTGGAAGGCCTGCCCGATCAGGAGAGCTACCGCCACCTGCAGCACATCGAGCGCAACTCACTCTGGACCTCGCTCAAGGGCGACCCGAAGGCGCCCACCGAGACGGATCACTGGCAGTGGCTGGCCATGCAGGCCGTGAACGAACCAGCCACCTATGCCGTGACCGTGACCCTGGAAGATCCGCTGGGCAGCGGGTCCGAGAGTCTGGACCACATCCGCTTCGCCCTGCGCGGCGAATCCGAGCTCAGCAGCACGGGCGCGGATCACCACCTGATCGTCAGGCTGGATGGCCAATGGGTGGGGGACATTGAAGCCGCCCAGCGCGACGAGACCATCACCGGCTGGTTCCCGCTGGCCCCCGGGCAGCTGGCCGGCCGGACACAAGCCCAGTTGGATTTCGAGCTGCCGCTGGACCGGGGCGTGGACTTCGACTACAACTATCTCAACTGGATCCAACTGGACTACCTGCGCGAGCTGACCCTGCAGACGGATGGGCAGTTGCAGCTCCCGCTCGAACAGGTGGAGGCGGCCAATCAGGTCATCGGCGGCCTGCGCAGTGACAATCCGCTCATCCTCAGCGAGGACGGCTGGATCCTGCGCGGAGCCTGGCCGGTGGCGGGGCGCACCGACGCCCAGCGTGCGCACCTGGCCGGCGTGGCGGGCGACCTGTTCATCAGCGATCGCGCCAGCCTGCAGGCCCCGGCTGCCATCGTCCGGCACGCCAACGTGCATCTGCGGGACACGGACCAGCAGGCGGACATGCTCATCGTCGCGCCGGCGCAGTACCACGCGGCCCTCCAGGATTTGGTGGATTTCCACGAGCAGTCCCTGAGCGTGCGCGTGGTGGACATCGAGGCGATCTACAGCGAATTCAACCAGGGCCGGATGCACACCGGGGCGATCCAAGACTTCCTGCATTGGACCTTCGAGCAGTGGCAGAGTCCGGCCCCCGCCTACCTGACCCTGGTGGGCCGGGCCAGCCGGGCCAACGACATTCAGCTGGCCTTCAATCCGCGCTACCGTACCCAGGTCCCCACTTGGTGGGTGCAGACGAACACCTCCGGCGCCACGGCCACGGACGAGATCTTCACCTACTTGGTGGGCGCGGACAGTTTGTGGTCGGGCAACGAACTGCTGGAGGTGGTGCCCGACACCTTTCAGGACCTGCTGGTGGGGCGGATCTCGGTCTACAACGGGACCCAGTTGACGGACTACCTGCGCAAGCATCGGGAATACCGCGAGCGCAGCGTGCCCGGCAAGTGGATGGAGACCCAGGTCATGGCCGCGGACGGCGGCAACGACCAGGTTTTCGAAGTGGGTAATGAGTTCATCGTCCGGGGCGTCATTCCCGAGGCCTATCCGGCGGCGGAAATCCACGTGCGGGCCGATTCCCCCTACCACGGCGGGGCGTTGGATTTCATCGACCTGTTCAATGACGGCTGCACGGTGCTCAACTACAACGGGCACGGCGCCATCGGCATCCTCTCCTCGAGCAGCCTGTTCCGGGCCACGGATATCCGCTTCCTGACCAATCGCGGCAAGTATCCCATCAGTTTCGCCTGGTCCTGTCTGGTGGGCTATTACGACGACCCGGACTCGGCCTCCATGGCCGAGCTGCTGCTGCGCAAAGCCAACGCGGGCTCCATCGCCTTCTACGGCTCCTCGGCCAAGGCCACCATCAACGTGGACAACCCGTTGATGATGCAGTACTTCTACAACCAGTACGCCGAGGAGCCCCTCACGCTGGGCCAGATCGTCCAGTTGACGGAGAACAGCCTGCTGCTCACCGGCAACACGGCGGACATCATCCACATGTACAACCTGCTGGGCGACCCGGCCCTGGTGCCGGCCTTCCCGCGCCACCACCTGCGGCCCGAGCCCGGGCTGCTCCAGCTGGACGGCGGCCAGCCGGCCCAGTTCATCCTGCGCACGGATCCGCCGGGGCTCAGCGGCACGCTGGAGGCCACCTTCCTGCCCCACGCCCGGCGGCCCAGCAATTTCCAGGGCAGCAACCTGCGCACCTACAGCCTGGCTTTCAGCGACGGCCAGAGCGTGAGTTTCAACCTGCCCACCATCAACGAGACCCGGGAAGCCAAACTGCTGCTGGCCCTGAACACCAGCCAGGGCCGGGCGGTGGGCGCGCTGCCGCTCTTCCTCAATGCGCCCTATGCCGCGCTGGGCAGCCACAGCCCGGAGCGCGGGCTGGCGGGCGCGCCGCTCCAGTTCCGCTTCGAGTCGCCCCTGGCCGTGGACTCGGTGCGCGTGCTCACAAATCTCAGCGAGTCCTCGCTGGCCAGCATGAACATGGGCTCCCTGGGCGGCGGCGTGTTCGTGCGCCAGATCGACGCGCTGCCGGCGACCGGCCCGAACACCTACCTCGCCCTGACCGCGGACTGGCTGCAGGGCTGGAACGTGGAGGTGGAGGACTACCCCTACTTCCAGTCCGGCGGCCTGATCTACCGCTTCCGCATTTTCGACGGCGAGCCCTGGACGGATGCCGACGGCGACCGCCGCCACGACGCGGAGGAGGCCTACGAGGATCACAACGGCAACGGCCAGTGGGATCCGCCAGGGGAGCCCTTCGTGGACGCGGACGGCAGCGGCGCCTGGAGCCCGGGCGAGAGCTGGACGGACGTCAACGCCAACGGGCTGCGCGACGGCTGGATCGACCTGGACGGCCGCTACGTGAGCATCCTGGAGAATGAGCGGATCGCCGCCGTGGACACGTTGATCGCCGTGCGGCAAGGCGCAGGCGGCCTGAGCGCCGGGCTGCGCTGGACGGCCTCCGTCAACCGGCCCCTCAACCAGGCCAGCGCGCGCATCACGCGGCAGGACGGCGAGACGTGGACGCCGGTCTGGGAAGGGCGCGTGCCTGCCGTGACGGGTCCGCAGACACTGGAAGCCCTGGTGGCGCTGGCCCCGGGCGCCCAGCGTCTGCGCTGCGTGGTGGGTCCGCTCTGGCAGGACGACGTCGCCCTGGGCGGCGTGGACAGCCTCGTCCTGGCGGACGCCTTCACCCTGCTCACGCCGCTGGCGGGTTCGGGCGGCGGGCTACCCCTGGACGCCGCGGGCCATTGGAACCTGCAGGTGCCGGCCGGTCAGCTGCAGGCTCCCGTGCAGCTGGATCCTGTTCTGCACGACGTGGCCGTGCCGCCCCTGCGCGAGGCCGAGCAGGGCCAGCCCGGACTGGGTCTGCTGCGGGCCTCCGACACTCATCCCAACCTGCGCGCGCTGGATCTGGCCCCTCGGCCGGCCGAGCGCTCCGCCGCCGACCGTCAACCGGCGTCCTCCAGTCTGGCCTGCAGCCTGCCCGCCGGCCCGCGTTTCCAGTTCCCCGACGCCGTGCTGGGCGACAGCCTGCCGCTGGCCCTGGCCCGCTGGGTGCCGGAGCGCGGCCTCTGGGTGGTCCAGCCGGGTAGCGCCAGCCAGGACGCGGGTACCTGGCGGCTGGAGAGCGCGCTGACCTTTGAGGACGGCTGGGTGCTGCCCGTGGCCCTGCGCGACCAGCAGGGACCCGCGCTGAGCATCCAGGCCGCCGGCCAGTGGTTCGCGCCGGGCGACGTGGTGCCCAGCGAGCCGACCTTCCAATTCCTGCTCAGCGACCCCGACGGGCTGGACCTGGGCGAGGGCCTCTCGGCGCCCCAGCTTCTGCTGGACGGCGTGGCCGTGCCCGCCGAGCAGCTGCAGGTGGGTGAGGGCACCACGGGCGTCCAGCTGCAGTGGAGCCCGGGCCTGCAGGCGGCGGGCTCGGAACACCAGCTGACCCTGCGCAGCTGGGACGCCCTGGGCAACGAAAGCGAGCTGGTCACGCCCTTCCGCGTGGCCACGGGGCTGCGGATGGAGTTCTTCGCCAACCACCCCAATCCCTTCCAGGACGAGACCACCTTCGCCTGGCAGCTCAGCAACGTGCCGCGCAGCCTGCGCTTCGAGATCTACACGGCCGCCGGCCGGCTGGTGCGGCGCATCCAGATCCCCACGCCACGCATCGGCTACGACGAGTACACGTGGGACGGGCGCGACCAGAAGGGCCGCGACGTGGCCAACGGCGTCTACTTCCTGCGCGTGGTGGCCGACGGCAGCGCCGCCGTCGACGAGGTCTACAAGCTTGCGAGGCTCCGCTGA
- a CDS encoding BrxA/BrxB family bacilliredoxin — protein sequence MTWSDMPSYDPVAVQPMREELLAVGFRELLDPAAVDEALAQTGGSTLVVINSVCGCAAGNMRPGVALALQNGRIPDRLWTVFAGMEKLAVRRVREHLGPLPESSPFLALFRDGELVWALPRPQLEQRTAVDVAAALVEAFEQHCQRSGPSIPPAQFEQLGFTATCGCSLQA from the coding sequence ATGACCTGGTCCGACATGCCGAGCTACGATCCCGTGGCCGTCCAGCCCATGCGCGAGGAACTGCTGGCCGTGGGCTTCCGCGAGCTGCTGGATCCCGCCGCCGTGGACGAGGCCCTGGCGCAGACCGGCGGCAGCACGCTGGTGGTGATCAACAGCGTCTGCGGCTGCGCGGCGGGCAACATGCGTCCGGGCGTGGCCCTGGCCCTGCAGAACGGCCGGATCCCCGACCGCCTCTGGACCGTCTTCGCCGGGATGGAGAAACTGGCCGTCCGGCGCGTGCGCGAGCACCTGGGCCCCCTGCCCGAGTCCAGCCCCTTCCTGGCGCTGTTCCGCGACGGCGAGCTGGTCTGGGCCCTGCCCCGGCCCCAATTGGAGCAGCGCACGGCCGTGGACGTGGCCGCCGCCCTGGTGGAGGCCTTCGAGCAGCACTGCCAGCGCAGCGGGCCCTCCATTCCGCCCGCGCAGTTCGAGCAGCTGGGATTCACGGCCACCTGCGGCTGCTCGCTGCAGGCCTAG